In Venenivibrio stagnispumantis, a single window of DNA contains:
- a CDS encoding CTP synthase, whose protein sequence is MKYIFITGGVLSSLGKGVTSASIGSILEAMGYKITFLKLDPYLNIDPGTMNPYQHGEVYVTEDGAETDLDLGHYERFTNAVLTKYNNTTSGKLYHNLLEKERRGAFLGATVQVIPHFTNEIKKAIEKASEGYDISIVEIGGTVGDIESLPFLEAIRQIGLEKGKSNVVYIHLTYVPYISVAGELKTKPTQHSVKELRAIGIQPDILIGRAEIPLPKSIKKKIALFTNVDEDAVFSAPDLNIIYEIPLYLKKEGLDKVIAKNLNIEYREPDLSKWKKIVNTLSKLEKEVNIAIVGKYVQLKDAYKSIYEALIHAQIPTKTKVNISWINADEINEENVEQLNKFDGILVPGGFGERGVEGKILTAKFARENKIPYFGICLGMQIAVIEFARNVAGLKDANSTEFRIDTPHPVIDIMPEQKEVDKKGGTMRLGAYKCHIKPGTKAYSIYKQEEISERHRHRFELNPKYRPILEEKGLIVSGVYKAKNLAEIIELPDNMHPWFIGCQFHPEFKSKPFAPNPLFVAFIQASLDKKMKNL, encoded by the coding sequence GTGAAATATATCTTTATAACTGGTGGTGTTCTTTCTTCACTTGGAAAAGGAGTAACATCTGCAAGTATTGGTTCTATTCTTGAAGCAATGGGTTATAAAATAACATTTTTAAAATTAGACCCATACTTAAATATTGACCCAGGAACAATGAACCCTTATCAACATGGAGAAGTATATGTAACTGAAGATGGAGCAGAAACAGATTTAGATTTAGGTCATTATGAAAGATTTACAAATGCAGTTTTAACAAAATATAACAATACAACATCAGGAAAGCTTTATCATAACTTACTTGAAAAAGAAAGAAGAGGAGCATTCTTAGGGGCAACTGTTCAAGTTATTCCACATTTTACTAATGAGATAAAAAAAGCCATAGAAAAAGCATCTGAAGGTTATGATATATCTATTGTAGAAATTGGTGGAACAGTAGGAGATATAGAAAGTTTACCATTTTTAGAAGCAATTAGACAGATTGGGCTTGAAAAAGGTAAATCTAATGTTGTTTATATTCATTTAACTTATGTTCCTTATATATCGGTAGCAGGAGAGTTAAAAACAAAACCAACCCAGCATTCTGTAAAAGAGCTAAGAGCTATCGGAATACAGCCAGATATTTTAATAGGAAGAGCTGAAATTCCCCTTCCAAAAAGCATAAAGAAAAAAATAGCATTATTTACAAATGTAGATGAAGATGCTGTATTTTCTGCACCGGATTTAAATATTATTTATGAAATTCCTTTATATCTGAAAAAAGAAGGATTAGATAAAGTAATTGCAAAAAATCTAAATATTGAATATAGAGAGCCTGATTTATCAAAATGGAAAAAAATAGTAAATACTTTATCTAAGCTTGAAAAAGAGGTGAATATTGCAATTGTAGGTAAATATGTTCAGCTTAAAGATGCTTATAAAAGTATATATGAAGCATTAATCCATGCCCAAATCCCTACCAAAACAAAAGTAAATATTAGTTGGATTAATGCAGACGAGATAAATGAAGAAAATGTTGAGCAGCTAAATAAATTTGATGGTATCCTTGTTCCGGGAGGTTTTGGAGAAAGGGGAGTAGAAGGAAAGATATTAACTGCAAAATTTGCAAGGGAAAATAAAATCCCGTATTTTGGTATATGTCTTGGAATGCAGATAGCAGTTATAGAATTTGCAAGAAATGTGGCCGGCTTAAAAGATGCAAACTCAACAGAATTTAGAATAGATACACCTCATCCGGTTATAGATATAATGCCTGAACAAAAAGAAGTAGATAAAAAAGGCGGAACAATGAGGCTTGGAGCTTATAAATGTCATATAAAACCAGGAACAAAAGCATACTCAATTTATAAACAAGAAGAGATTTCAGAAAGACATAGACATAGATTTGAATTAAATCCGAAATATAGACCTATATTGGAAGAAAAAGGATTAATAGTATCCGGTGTTTATAAAGCAAAAAATCTTGCAGAAATTATAGAACTTCCTGATAATATGCATCCGTGGTTTATAGGTTGCCAGTTTCATCCGGAATTTAAAAGTAAACCTTTTGCACCAAATCCTTTATTTGTTGCATTTATTCAGGCTT
- the rfbD gene encoding dTDP-4-dehydrorhamnose reductase, which yields MKIFLTGSKGQLANEFIKRFNEKNIDFLALSKEELDISNFENVIKTIKEYKPDIIINCAAYNLVDKAEEEFEKAYAVNGAGVYNLAVASLETKSLLIHYSTDYVFDGKKEGLYTEEDIPNPLSRYAISKYIGEKNIQNILERYIIFRVSWVYGEGKQNFLYKLNYWAESQEYLKIACDEFSVPTSTRTIVDITLKSIQKGLTGLYHLTNSGYTSRFEWAREYLKLKKIDKFIYPAYQQDFNLPAKRPRFSAMSNDKICKELGIQIKEWNEELKELIDTGEI from the coding sequence ATGAAAATATTTTTAACAGGGTCAAAAGGTCAGCTTGCAAACGAGTTTATAAAAAGATTTAATGAAAAAAATATAGATTTTTTAGCTTTATCAAAAGAAGAGCTTGATATATCTAATTTTGAAAATGTTATTAAAACCATAAAAGAGTATAAACCGGATATTATTATAAATTGTGCTGCATATAATCTTGTTGATAAAGCAGAAGAAGAGTTTGAAAAAGCTTATGCTGTTAATGGAGCCGGTGTATATAATCTTGCAGTAGCTTCCTTAGAAACAAAATCTTTATTAATCCATTATTCCACAGATTATGTTTTTGATGGAAAAAAAGAAGGATTATATACAGAAGAAGATATTCCAAATCCATTAAGTAGATATGCAATATCAAAATATATTGGAGAAAAGAATATTCAAAATATTTTAGAAAGATATATAATTTTTCGGGTAAGCTGGGTTTATGGAGAAGGAAAACAAAACTTTTTATATAAACTTAACTATTGGGCAGAGTCTCAGGAATATTTAAAAATAGCCTGTGATGAATTTTCAGTTCCTACATCTACAAGAACCATAGTAGATATAACTTTAAAATCAATACAAAAAGGATTAACCGGTTTATATCATTTAACAAATTCCGGATATACATCCCGTTTTGAATGGGCAAGAGAATATTTAAAACTTAAAAAAATAGATAAATTTATCTATCCTGCTTATCAACAAGATTTTAACTTACCTGCTAAAAGACCAAGATTTTCAGCTATGAGTAATGATAAAATATGCAAAGAGCTTGGTATTCAGATAAAAGAATGGAATGAAGAGTTAAAGGAATTAATAGATACCGGAGAAATCTAA
- the rfbB gene encoding dTDP-glucose 4,6-dehydratase, with protein MKLLITGGAGFIGSEFVRQAVKKGFDTVVIDKLTYAGDLERLKEVEDKIKFYKADITNKEFIEFIFKKEKPDIVVHWAAESHVDRSILDPTPFIETNIKGTQILLDVARDTGIQKFINIATDEVYGELETEEGQFYEDTPLNPNSPYSVSKASADMLGRAYYRTYGVPVITVRPSNNYGYWQYPEKLIPVVILKALNNEPIPVYGRGENIREWLFVSDCADAVFEIIQKGKIGEIYNVGSGEERKNIDVVKSILNILKKPESLITFVKDRPGHDFRYSLNTDKIEKEIGWKAKIKFEEGIEKTVKWYLENISWVERKLKYLKDYWEKVYR; from the coding sequence TTGAAATTACTTATAACAGGTGGAGCCGGATTTATAGGAAGTGAATTTGTAAGACAGGCAGTTAAAAAAGGATTTGATACAGTTGTTATTGATAAACTTACTTATGCAGGAGATTTAGAAAGATTAAAAGAAGTTGAAGATAAGATAAAATTTTATAAAGCAGATATAACAAATAAAGAGTTTATAGAATTTATATTTAAAAAAGAAAAACCGGATATTGTAGTCCATTGGGCGGCAGAAAGCCATGTAGATAGAAGTATATTAGACCCAACACCTTTTATTGAAACAAATATAAAAGGAACACAAATCTTATTAGATGTAGCAAGAGATACAGGAATACAAAAATTTATAAATATTGCAACAGATGAAGTGTATGGAGAGCTTGAAACAGAAGAAGGGCAGTTTTATGAAGATACACCTTTAAATCCAAATTCACCTTATTCTGTATCAAAGGCTTCAGCAGATATGCTTGGAAGGGCATATTATAGAACTTATGGAGTTCCGGTTATAACAGTTAGACCATCTAACAATTATGGATATTGGCAATATCCGGAAAAACTTATTCCGGTTGTAATCCTAAAAGCATTAAATAACGAACCTATACCAGTTTATGGTAGAGGAGAAAATATAAGGGAATGGCTTTTTGTATCTGACTGTGCAGATGCTGTTTTTGAAATAATACAAAAAGGAAAAATCGGAGAGATATATAATGTAGGTAGTGGAGAAGAAAGAAAAAATATAGATGTAGTTAAATCAATTTTAAATATTCTAAAAAAACCAGAAAGCTTAATAACCTTTGTAAAAGATAGACCGGGGCATGATTTTAGATATTCATTAAATACAGATAAAATTGAAAAAGAGATAGGATGGAAAGCAAAAATAAAATTTGAAGAAGGTATAGAAAAAACCGTTAAATGGTATCTTGAAAATATAAGCTGGGTAGAAAGAAAATTAAAATATTTAAAAGATTATTGGGAAAAGGTTTATAGATGA
- the rfbC gene encoding dTDP-4-dehydrorhamnose 3,5-epimerase, producing the protein MPFEFIKTEIPEVIIIKPKIFGDNRGFFMETYKKSDFEKAGIDTDFIQDNHSKSIKGVLRGLHYQKEPFAQGKLVRCIKGKIFDVAVDIRKNSPTFGKWVAFELSEENRLMLWIPKGFAHGFLTLSEEAEIIYKVSGGEYSPQHDAGIIWNDPDINIKWPQIDNIILSEKDKNLPLLKDADINFVYGG; encoded by the coding sequence ATGCCTTTTGAGTTTATAAAGACAGAAATACCGGAAGTAATAATTATAAAACCAAAAATATTTGGTGATAACCGTGGCTTTTTTATGGAAACATATAAAAAATCCGATTTTGAAAAAGCCGGTATAGATACAGATTTTATACAGGATAATCACTCAAAATCAATTAAAGGAGTATTAAGAGGTCTTCATTATCAAAAAGAGCCATTTGCTCAGGGAAAGTTAGTTAGATGTATAAAAGGGAAAATTTTTGATGTGGCAGTTGATATTAGAAAGAATAGCCCAACATTTGGAAAATGGGTAGCTTTTGAATTATCAGAAGAAAATAGATTAATGCTCTGGATACCAAAAGGATTTGCTCACGGATTTTTAACCCTTTCAGAAGAAGCAGAAATTATATACAAAGTAAGTGGTGGAGAATATTCTCCTCAGCACGATGCAGGTATAATATGGAATGACCCCGATATAAATATAAAATGGCCTCAAATTGATAATATAATTCTATCAGAAAAAGATAAAAATCTACCTTTATTAAAAGATGCAGATATAAATTTTGTATATGGAGGATAA